The Streptomyces sp. NBC_01255 genome window below encodes:
- a CDS encoding family 43 glycosylhydrolase — MDHPNDRRGGPPRHADARRHQAHGQTGRARGLTHRTRAAFRRGFVAAMVLGAAAWLAAPAPAPGAAPFALAPAVVQAPAPVAPVLDQDFADPDVVRVGRVFHAYATNAHGRNIQHATSTDLVHWTVDGTDVLPEVGAWVTLDPPGHVWAPEVFDNGDGFTLHYTARDRAGGRQCIGVALASSPDGPFRPVGDRPLVCPTEQGGAIDASSYTENGTRHLLWKSDGNCCQLDTWLHLQPVSWDGTRVTGDPVRLIKQDDPHSWEQGLVEAPTLVKRDGRYVLLYSAGDYRTNAYAAGWATADTLTGPYVKGSGPFMTTGTFAGAIGGPGGQDVVTGPGGQDRILFHGRGADGVRRVLYAADLGFADGRPVVRGSTTGYEAELARVHKAAVRDARKAWGDRAVGHIDEPDSFVEFRVFAASPGRHTLAVRYGNGSLDASGAPAAASHTLTVNGTAAGDVVYPYTLWDEWASTEVPVDLREGWNTLRLTKGDRYTELDAVEVA, encoded by the coding sequence GTGGACCACCCGAACGATCGAAGGGGCGGACCTCCCCGCCACGCGGACGCGAGACGCCACCAGGCGCACGGGCAGACCGGCCGGGCACGGGGCCTGACCCACCGGACACGGGCCGCGTTCCGCCGGGGGTTCGTCGCGGCCATGGTGCTGGGCGCGGCCGCCTGGCTCGCCGCGCCGGCTCCCGCCCCCGGAGCCGCACCCTTCGCACTCGCCCCGGCCGTGGTCCAGGCCCCCGCGCCGGTGGCGCCCGTCCTCGACCAGGACTTCGCCGACCCGGACGTCGTGCGGGTGGGCCGGGTCTTCCACGCCTACGCCACCAACGCCCACGGCAGGAACATCCAGCACGCCACCTCCACCGACCTGGTCCACTGGACGGTCGACGGGACGGACGTGCTGCCCGAGGTCGGCGCGTGGGTCACGCTCGATCCCCCGGGCCATGTCTGGGCGCCGGAGGTCTTCGACAACGGCGACGGATTCACGCTCCACTACACGGCCCGCGACCGGGCCGGCGGCCGTCAGTGCATCGGCGTCGCGCTCGCGTCCTCGCCCGACGGCCCGTTCCGGCCGGTCGGCGACCGCCCGCTGGTCTGCCCGACCGAGCAGGGCGGGGCGATCGACGCGTCGAGCTACACCGAGAACGGCACCCGCCACCTCCTCTGGAAGAGCGACGGGAACTGCTGCCAGTTGGACACCTGGCTCCATCTCCAGCCCGTCTCGTGGGACGGCACCCGCGTCACCGGGGACCCGGTCCGGCTCATCAAGCAGGACGATCCCCACAGCTGGGAACAGGGCCTCGTCGAAGCGCCGACCCTGGTGAAGCGGGACGGCCGCTACGTCCTCCTGTACTCGGCCGGCGACTACCGCACCAACGCGTACGCGGCGGGCTGGGCGACGGCCGACACCCTCACCGGGCCGTACGTGAAGGGGAGCGGGCCGTTCATGACCACGGGGACCTTCGCGGGCGCGATCGGCGGACCGGGCGGTCAGGACGTCGTGACCGGCCCCGGCGGCCAGGACCGCATCCTCTTCCACGGCCGTGGCGCCGACGGCGTACGACGGGTGCTGTACGCCGCCGACCTCGGCTTCGCCGACGGCCGTCCGGTCGTACGCGGCAGCACGACGGGGTACGAGGCGGAGCTAGCCCGGGTGCACAAGGCGGCCGTCCGTGACGCGCGGAAGGCCTGGGGTGACCGGGCCGTCGGGCACATCGACGAACCCGACAGCTTCGTGGAGTTCCGGGTCTTCGCCGCCTCCCCGGGCCGCCACACCCTGGCCGTGCGCTACGGCAACGGCTCACTGGACGCCTCGGGCGCCCCGGCCGCCGCGTCGCACACCCTGACGGTCAACGGCACGGCCGCGGGCGACGTCGTCTACCCGTACACCCTGTGGGACGAGTGGGCGTCGACAGAGGTCCCGGTGGACCTGCGCGAGGGGTGGAACACCCTCCGCCTCACGAAGGGGGACCGCTACACCGAGCTGGACGCCGTGGAAGTGGCGTAG